The nucleotide sequence ACCGGAAGAATACAGGCCACGGTGAATCCCCCTTCGGGCGGAAAGACCGATTTTGCCGTCCGGGCCCCTTCGGTTACCGCCTCGGTACGGGGAACCGACTTCGAATTTGACGGAACCAGTTTGAAGGTGAGCGACGGACGGGTACACCTTACCGGGGGTGACAATACGGCGGTGTATGTTGGCGCCGGGCAGCAGGTTACTACGGATCCGATCACCGGGAGAACCCCTATTGTGGCAGTGATAGTGCGGGAAGAAATAACGCCATCCATACCGGCCGGGGTGACCAGAACAGAAGCGGAAGCCCCAAAGACTGAGGCGCCGTCCTTGGGTTCTCTTATTCTCGGTACAAAATGGTAGCGCGGCACAGGCAAGGGGGTATGGATATGAAAAAAACGATGTTGGTATGTTCCCTGGTAATAGGATTACTGGCGGTTTCCTGCGATTTTTTAATTGGACCGGATACTCCTGTGGGGAAGGGGAACGTAACTATCCTCGTGGGGGATGGCAGTTTCCGTTCGGGAAGAGCCGCCTTGCCTTCCTCGCTTACCGATCAATTCCGATACGAGTTTACCCTTACCGGAGCGGGGCAGACAATCGAAAAGACCATTGCACCCGGGGTATCTTCGATCAGCCTGTTGGTAAGCCTGGGTGAATGGAATATTGCGACCAAGGCATATACCGCCGATGGACTCCTTGCGGGGGAAGGTAACGAAACCGTTACCGTTAGTGCGGGATCAAAATCGGTGAGTATTGTCATGGCGGTGAAGGATTCCTTTATTTCCAAGGCAATAACGGCCTTTGCCATTACCAGCCCGGTTGAGATACCCGGGATCGTAGATGAGGCTGCCAAGACCGTTCTCGTTACGGCGCCCTATGGGACGGATATAACCGGCATGGTTACTGCTATT is from Treponema primitia ZAS-1 and encodes:
- a CDS encoding FecR family protein, whose translation is MKQGIAGLWFLCVIAGLWAQNGGESRGYIRELTGNVEIKQPGADWIPAVEGQTLEQASMISTGFKGTALIALGNSVLTVKPLTRLTLQEIQEIAGNEKVTLTMQTGRIQATVNPPSGGKTDFAVRAPSVTASVRGTDFEFDGTSLKVSDGRVHLTGGDNTAVYVGAGQQVTTDPITGRTPIVAVIVREEITPSIPAGVTRTEAEAPKTEAPSLGSLILGTKW
- a CDS encoding lipoprotein, which translates into the protein MKKTMLVCSLVIGLLAVSCDFLIGPDTPVGKGNVTILVGDGSFRSGRAALPSSLTDQFRYEFTLTGAGQTIEKTIAPGVSSISLLVSLGEWNIATKAYTADGLLAGEGNETVTVSAGSKSVSIVMAVKDSFISKAITAFAITSPVEIPGIVDEAAKTVLVTAPYGTDITGMVTAITHTGVSISPAAGTPQDFTNPVIYSVTAGDGTIQPYTVTVLLGTESDTDPDTDPDTSDPGTDDPDTGYPTIDPDAPFGIGLIAITFTGPADETITLTGITDGATLSWLTDTLSLSVDTNDFPGALYQWYQDGRLISEAATYSVAGSEFTLGEHQVMLQITLPTQVAYSKVLTFSVD